The following proteins are encoded in a genomic region of Xanthomonas cassavae CFBP 4642:
- a CDS encoding nucleotidyltransferase family protein, with the protein MLAQHRMALALPAADTLTSSVPVAVRDGLRRRQQRMLLQSLQQTAAIREMVAALQQADIRCCLLKGLGYAAQFGQLHRREACDIDLLIEPHATQDALSALSVLGYALQPEAALDPVKYCRHNHALPLHHHATGVVLELHLRLANHERQFPLTQQVWRDHLSTVVVAGMQVPTLSPPAAVVYAAFHGTKHHWHRAFWLVDMAQALRSAQVDWEAVLALACRLGVERQLALSALLAEASLGIALPAALQRQPALLQKARPAAAALLPCMDALGSDRGADLAVRLGVFAYIRHLLSLQSTWRGRVQLLPVLLAPTDMDRQAVPLPGALHWAYVGVRIIRLARQHLLKRRHLQT; encoded by the coding sequence GTGCTTGCACAGCACCGGATGGCGTTGGCGTTGCCCGCTGCCGACACCCTGACCTCGAGTGTTCCTGTTGCAGTGCGCGATGGATTGCGGCGGCGGCAGCAACGCATGCTGCTGCAGTCGCTGCAACAGACTGCTGCCATCCGTGAGATGGTCGCGGCGCTGCAGCAGGCGGACATCCGCTGCTGCCTGCTCAAGGGCCTGGGATATGCGGCACAGTTCGGTCAACTGCACCGCCGCGAGGCATGCGATATCGATCTGCTGATCGAGCCGCATGCCACCCAGGACGCGCTCTCTGCGCTGAGCGTGCTGGGCTACGCACTGCAACCGGAGGCCGCGCTCGATCCGGTGAAATACTGCCGCCACAACCATGCCTTGCCATTGCACCACCACGCGACCGGCGTGGTGCTGGAGCTGCATCTGCGGCTGGCCAACCATGAGCGCCAGTTTCCGCTGACCCAACAGGTCTGGCGCGATCATCTCAGCACTGTCGTGGTGGCCGGGATGCAGGTACCCACGCTGTCGCCGCCAGCGGCCGTGGTCTATGCCGCCTTCCACGGCACCAAGCATCACTGGCATCGTGCCTTCTGGCTGGTGGACATGGCGCAGGCACTGCGCAGCGCGCAAGTGGATTGGGAGGCGGTCCTCGCGTTGGCATGTCGGCTTGGGGTGGAACGACAGCTGGCGCTGAGTGCGCTGCTGGCAGAAGCGAGCCTGGGCATCGCTTTGCCGGCCGCGCTACAGCGGCAGCCTGCGTTGCTGCAAAAGGCCAGGCCGGCCGCCGCCGCGTTGCTGCCGTGCATGGATGCGCTCGGATCCGACCGCGGTGCGGATCTGGCGGTACGGCTGGGAGTGTTTGCCTACATCAGGCACCTGTTATCGCTGCAATCGACCTGGCGCGGCCGCGTGCAACTGCTGCCCGTCCTGCTCGCTCCGACCGACATGGATCGCCAGGCCGTACCGTTGCCAGGCGCATTGCATTGGGCCTACGTTGGCGTGCGCATCATCCGGTTGGCCAGGCAGCATTTGCTCAAGCGCAGGCACCTGCAGACCTAG
- a CDS encoding phage tail protein, giving the protein MRDVRRRGFHIRRSARMTDAYLGEIRLFPFDWTPRGWLPCDGRTLTIQGNQALASLLGAQYGGDGRTNFNLPDLRGRVPVSQGINPSTTPPVTYAVGSYGGLESVALTAAQIPPHTHGVNAVNAPATTAAVVTASNLLLAQTPAPHTLYAPGGSTVGLAADSVSQEGAGAAHNNVQPSLVLNFCICTMGLYPQHP; this is encoded by the coding sequence ATGCGTGACGTGCGTCGTCGTGGTTTTCACATCAGAAGGAGTGCACGGATGACAGATGCATATCTTGGCGAAATTCGCTTGTTCCCGTTTGATTGGACCCCGCGGGGATGGCTACCTTGCGACGGTCGAACGCTGACGATCCAGGGCAACCAGGCGCTGGCGTCGCTGCTCGGTGCCCAGTACGGCGGCGACGGCAGGACCAACTTCAATCTGCCGGACCTGCGCGGCCGCGTCCCGGTCAGCCAGGGCATCAATCCATCGACCACGCCGCCGGTGACCTATGCCGTCGGCAGTTACGGCGGCCTGGAAAGTGTGGCATTGACCGCCGCGCAGATTCCTCCGCATACGCATGGCGTGAATGCGGTCAATGCACCCGCGACCACTGCCGCGGTCGTGACCGCCTCCAACTTACTGCTCGCCCAGACCCCCGCACCGCACACCCTGTATGCGCCAGGCGGATCAACGGTGGGACTGGCCGCCGATTCGGTGAGCCAAGAGGGTGCAGGCGCCGCGCACAACAACGTACAGCCGTCGCTGGTGCTGAATTTCTGCATCTGCACGATGGGTCTCTATCCGCAGCACCCCTGA